One window of Pseudochaenichthys georgianus chromosome 18, fPseGeo1.2, whole genome shotgun sequence genomic DNA carries:
- the arl2 gene encoding ADP-ribosylation factor-like protein 2 — protein sequence MGLLTILKKMKQKEREMRLLMLGLDNAGKTTILKKFNGEDVSTISPTLGFNIKTLEHKGFKLNIWDVGGQKSLRSYWRNYFESTDGLVWVVDSADRLRLEDCRKELSSLLLEERLAGATLLVFANKQDLPGALSKEAIQEALALDDIKSHHWCIIGCSAVTGKNLLAGVDWLLDDIATRIFTTD from the exons ATGGGTTTACTAACGATTTTAAAGAAGATGAAGCAGAAGGAGCGGGAGATGAGGCTGCTGATGCT AGGTCTGGATAACGCGGGGAAGACGACCATCCTGAAGAAGTTTAATGGAGAAGACGTGAGCACCATCTCCCCGACGCTGGGCTTCAACATCAAAACACTGGAACACAAAGG GTTTAAactgaatatttgggatgtagGTGGACAGAAGTCGCTGCGCTCCTACTGGAGGAACTACTTTGAGAGCACAGATGGACTGGTGTGGGTGGTGGACAGCGCAGACAGACTCAGACTGGAGGACTGCAGAAAGGAGCTCAGTTcactgctgctggaggag AGGTTAGCTGGTGCAACGCTGCTAGTGTTTGCCAACAAACAGGACTTACCAGGAGCCCTGTCAAAAGAGGCAATACAAGAG GCTCTGGCCCTGGATGACATCAAAAGCCATCACTGGTGCATCATTGGTTGCAGTGCAGTCACAGGAAAGAATTTGTTAGCTGGAGTGGACTGGTTATTAGATGATATCGCTACAAGGATCTTCACCACTGACTGA